A region of Anopheles merus strain MAF chromosome 2R, AmerM5.1, whole genome shotgun sequence DNA encodes the following proteins:
- the LOC121588923 gene encoding mpv17-like protein has protein sequence MWWKFIVEVTNEYKILRGMISYSALWPIGCLIQQTFEGKRLKNYDWERCLRYSLYGTFVSAPMLYCWMRCANIMWPRTDFRSSLAKAFTEQAAYDPFAIVLFFYGMSILERRSQQQAGDEVRDKFWDTYKVGFFYWPMVQTVNFSLVKPKNQIVVAGFFSLIWTTFLAYVKTSKKQTPELTAAM, from the coding sequence ATGTGGTGGAAATTCATCGTCGAGGTTACGAATGAGTACAAGATCCTGCGGGGCATGATATCGTACTCGGCGCTCTGGCCGATCGGGTGCCTTATTCAGCAGACGTTCGAGGGCAAGCGGTTGAAGAACTACGACTGGGAGCGATGCTTACGCTACAGCCTATACGGTACGTTCGTGTCCGCGCCGATGCTCTACTGCTGGATGCGATGCGCCAACATAATGTGGCCCCGGACGGACTTTCGGTCGTCGTTGGCGAAAGCGTTCACCGAGCAGGCTGCATACGACCCGTTCGCCATCGTGCTGTTCTTCTACGGCATGAGCATCCTGGAGCGCCGGTCGCAGCAACAAGCTGGTGACGAGGTACGGGACAAGTTCTGGGACACCTACAAGGTCGGGTTCTTCTACTGGCCGATGGTGCAGACGGTAAACTTTTCGCTGGTCAAACCCAAGAACCAGATCGTCGTGGCCGGGTTCTTCAGTCTCATCTGGACAACGTTTCTGGCGTACGTAAAGACGAGCAAAAAGCAGACCCCCGAGTTGACAGCAGCGATGTAG
- the LOC121588925 gene encoding uncharacterized protein LOC121588925, with product MFHLRCWIGSATLLICALLLNATAGRSLSRPVRDTVTDGIEVELSASGEDTRSAIPVISDIQRVEKIADLLISIGEHVIPALLDGLAEQVTAANPERRLLHHIDKAVAPDQTL from the exons ATGTTTCATCTGCGCTGTTGGATTGGTTCGGCTACATTGCTCATCTGTGCGCTTTTGCTCAACGCAACAGCAGGACGAAGT CTGTCTCGTCCAGTTCGTGATACGGTGACAGATGGCATCGAAGTAGAGCTGTCCGCTTCGGGAGAGGATACGCGGTCAGCTATTCCAGTGATCAGCGACATTCAACGTGTGGAGAAAATTGCCGATCTTTTGATTTCTATCGGGGAACACGTAATTCCTGCCTTGCTGGATGGGTTGGCCGAACAGGTAACTGCTGCTAATCCGGAAAGAAGACTTTTGCACCACATCGACAAAGCAGTAGCGCCGGATCAAACATTATAG
- the LOC121588833 gene encoding protein UXT homolog: protein MVTQRMSTEDVEAFVHEHLKEDLRMYETQLKLINAEIMEYVQLKNMIETILGQERREEFKTQVNIGGNMFMKAGADSVEHILVDVGLKVFVEFTIEEASRYVDVKIKVLTKQADTIRDKSIETRANIKLALLVIGDSQRLHTIHDNR, encoded by the coding sequence ATGGTCACACAGCGTATGTCGACGGAGGACGTGGAAGCGTTCGTCCACGAGCATTTGAAGGAGGATTTAAGGATGTACGAAACGCAATTGAAGCTGATCAACGCGGAAATTATGGAGTATGTGCAGTTGAAGAATATGATCGAAACAATATTGGGGCAGGAGCGACGCGAAGAGTTCAAGACGCAGGTCAACATCGGTGGGAACATGTTCATGAAGGCAGGTGCTGACAGCGTCGAACACATACTGGTGGACGTTGGACTAAAGGTTTTTGTAGAGTTTACGATTGAAGAAGCTTCACGGTATGTGGACGTGAAAATCAAAGTGTTAACCAAACAGGCGGACACGATTCGCGACAAAAGCATCGAAACGAGAGCCAATATTAAGCTCGCCTTGCTTGTGATAGGCGACTCACAGCGACTTCACACGATACACGACAATCGGTGA
- the LOC121588517 gene encoding zinc finger FYVE domain-containing protein 9, which yields MDLVDIDKVLDDLELNEDDGNSATTRPADAKATVNGTAAEPQTAVAAALGPATAAQEKLKFKANVVNVSTVFSSLNEYVNAGGTELGGATKHVSLPDSHDLGIPSERKPLLTPPSTSSISSEVKTSSAAATSSSVPTSPQHVASTPATSPDSSASSVSCCSSRVASSSASSSAHSSSASSSSSSASSSDAEEADKQQEAEGHELAHEKLPEELSSLSGDDYVLDTSSMTTLATTNEGGARKGTTAGDAQDTSAFSYKNSLYSDTLSNDVINLEGISSISSIVAVDLSRSGQVPLVRETNEVVEGAPVAKDEIETTAQDDVERLSKPHEGEDARKPVIGFESTMDDVSDTELESYLQELEEFDFRSVNVESAMPPKPYAESVTELDPAVITESQQPEIEAPAGGDVEHGSMIVQDRATDENSIDSRSDDEISPSSSRGENEDDLISQASTLEFNDLAMGATAAVVATTPVAAAVDPADGALAAASELEIPIPIDTEEPGDFTLDEDGSEIRFIDCTETESERRLGQSAAGEDDPANVVPHPERPTSLELGSVAVVNEGGLTDGGIAASPGHTPPSSRVIVPEQGLALSSTSSDDFGTSIEARTASHAAEEEAASRLAIADPIQSPIAAPVPVVPLLSPAQAQLGKIQPFWVPDNSTKFCMQCNQKFSVIKRRHHCRACGQVLCSTCCCLKAKLEYLGDVEARVCIECDVILSIQQQQAMEAEQYQLAGMQSGDSRSSLAVSGASGQRQPNPNNPMEYCSVIPPLQQAAASNQPQSPISVMVPVGVLKRAGAPRNMRKDKNVIFSDGIRPGCDLTELDQNWDAVPTRTSPPRGRKPRVQTPPGGEDDVNAIPRVGGQLASLIPAEENKLPPVLKRISPTESKLVEIENDASLLEGLREVTLTFAIQKNFHVLVTVVELACCINRTVINFTTRGLHYVGQDEIIILLVLGDSRVLPKDIFVHLNEIYCEADRGHIITELGFSPARSNNFLGSKNHGGFLYVRPTYQCMKAVIAPEAPYLIGILIHRWEVPWAKILPLRLMLRLGALYQYYPCPHVSERERESVYVEIAQTIVNLLADFRHFSYTIPSVRGMVIHLEDHKTSILIPRNRYEQMVKVVDGSSEQLMAVGGNFSKLADGHLVCIQNTESGCPEATQYTTQAIDIESQPRKVTGASFLVLDGSLKPNSGLTGRCTILEDGLRVLIPPVKLQLVKEALKAMKDYQIVCGPTEGDDSQKELVSIEWTSNDLNFNIGVTSPIDRKAFDGVPSIRVHRGTDYSNSNHIIRWTEVFILKGDEESNHPGDPINMSKISETVAKTACKALVEYLDLLASNGHTKLALRISSNRGQMAYVAGSGGNQLAPLYSNALGQAVMELLERQATTLHLDLHDIVFELIFHILDK from the exons ATGGATTTGGTAGACATTGACAAGGTGTTGGACGATCTTGAACTGAACGAGGACGACGGCAACAGCGCTACGACGAGGCCAGCGG ACGCCAAGGCCACAGTGAATGGCACGGCAGCGGAACCACAGacggcagtggcagcagctCTCGGACCGGCGACAGCTGCGCAGGAAAAGCTAAAATTTAAGGCCAACGTAGTTAATGTGTCAACCGTGTTTTCAAGTCTGAACGAGTATGTGAACGCAGGCGGAACAGAGTTGGGCGGAGCGACGAAGCATGTGAGTCTCCCGGACTCGCATGATCTGGGCATACCCAGTGAGCGGAAGCCACTCCTGACTCCTCCGTCGACCTCTTCGATTTCATCGGAAGTGAAAACATCCTCCGCTGCCGCTACGTCATCCTCTGTGCCGACTTCCCCGCAGCACGTCGCGTCCACTCCGGCAACATCGCCCGATTCTTCTGCCTCCTCGGTGTCCTGCTGTTCGTCACGGGTCGCTTCCTCATCGGCATCTTCTTCTGCGCATTCTTCTTCCGCGtcatcgtcctcgtcgtcggcGTCCAGCAGCGATGCGGAAGAGGCCGACAAGCAGCAGGAAGCCGAAGGGCATGAGCTGGCTCATGAAAAGCTTCCCGAAGAGCTATCGTCCCTGAGCGGTGATGATTACGTGCTGGACACATCGTCGATGACCACGCTGGCCACCACCAATGAGGGTGGGGCACGAAAGGGCACGACAGCCGGTGATGCACAGGATACGTCGGCGTTCTCTTACAAGAACAGCCTGTACTCGGACACGCTGAGCAATGATGTGATAAATTTGGAAGGAATCTCGTCCATCTCCTCCATTGTGGCCGTCGATCTGTCGAGAAGCGGCCAGGTGCCGCTGGTGCGCGAAACCAATGAAGTGGTGGAGGGAGCGCCAGTAGCAAAGGATGAGATTGAAACGACGGCGCAGGACGATGTGGAACGGCTGAGCAAGCCGCACGAGGGCGAAGATGCTCGTAAACCGGTGATAGGGTTCGAATCGACGATGGACGATGTGTCCGACACGGAGCTAGAGAGCTATCTGCAGGAGCTGGAGGAGTTTGATTTTCGCAGCGTGAATGTAGAATCTGCGATGCCACCGAAGCCGTACGCAGAGTCCGTTACCGAGTTAGACCCTGCGGTAATCACAGAATCACAGCAACCGGAGATTGAAGCCCCTGCTGGTGGAGATGTAGAGCACGGTTCTATGATCGTGCAAGATCGCGCTACAGATGAGAACAGTATCGATAGTCGTAGTGATGATGAAATCAGTCCCAGTTCCTCACGTGGCGAGAACGAGGACGATCTGATCTCGCAAGCATCTACGCTGGAGTTTAACGATTTGGCGATGGGCGCAACTGCGGCAGTGGTCGCAACAACACCAGTGGCTGCAGCCGTGGATCCAGCGGATGGAGCCCTGGCAGCGGCGTCGGAGTTGGAAATTCCCATTCCAATCGATACGGAGGAACCGGGCGACTTTACGCTGGATGAGGATGGAAGCGAGATAAGGTTTATCGATTGTACGGAAACGGAGTCGGAGCGTCGGTTGGGCCAGTCGGCTGCCGGCGAAGATGACCCGGCTAACGTTGTGCCGCATCCGGAACGGCCAACCTCGCTAGAACTTGGCAGTGTGGCCGTGGTGAACGAAGGCGGCTTGACGGATGGTGGCATAGCGGCCTCCCCCGGACACACGCCTCCCTCATCTCGCGTTATCGTTCCCGAGCAGGGGCTTGCACTATCTTCCACAAGCTCGGACGATTTTGGAACGTCGATCGAAGCACGGACCGCATCACATGCAGCGGAAGAGGAGGCAGCATCACGGCTAGCCATTGCCGATCCGATTCAATCGCCGATAGCCGCTCCAGTGCCCGTCGTCCCGCTGCTAAGCCCGGCACAGGCACAGCTCGGCAAAATACAGCCGTTCTGGGTGCCGGACAATTCAACCAAATTCTGCATGCAGTGTAACCAAAAGTTTTCCGTCATCAAGCGACGTCACCACTGTCGAGCATGCGGTCAGGTGCTCTGTTCGACGTGCTGCTGTTTGAAGGCCAAGCTGGAGTACCTGGGCGACGTGGAGGCCCGGGTGTGCATCGAGTGCGACGTGATACTGAgcattcagcagcagcaggcgatGGAGGCCGAACAGTATCAGCTCGCGGGAATGCAGAGTGGCGATAGTCGCAGCAGCTTGGCGGTATCCGGTGCCAGCGGTCAACGGCAGCCAAATCCAAACAACCCGATGGAGTACTGCTCGGTGATTCCTCCGTTGCAGCAGGCGGCCGCCAGCAACCAGCCCCAGTCGCCCATCTCGGTGATGGTCCCGGTGGGAGTGTTGAAGCGTGCGGGAGCCCCTAGGAACATGCGCAAGGATAAGAACGTCATCTTCAGCGACGGTATACGGCCGGGGTGCGATCTGACCGAGCTGGATCAAAACTGGGACGCCGTGCCGACCCGCACCTCGCCCCCGAGAGGCCGCAAACCGAGGGTCCAGACACCGCCCGGTGGGGAGGATGACGTTAACGCCATTCCGCGGGTCGGCGGCCAGTTGGCGTCGCTGATTCCGGCCGAGGAAAACAAACTGCCACCGGTGCTGAAGCGAATCAGCCCCACGGAAAGCAAGCTGGTGGAGATCGAAAACGACGCATCGTTGCTGGAGGGATTGCGCGAGGTGACGCTGACGTTCGCGATCCAGAAGAACTTCCACGTGCTCGTGACGGTGGTGGAGCTGGCGTGCTGCATCAATCGAACTGTGATCAACTTCACGACCCGCGGGCTGCACTACGTGGGCCAGGACGAGATAATCATCCTGCTCGTGCTGGGTGATTCGCGCGTGCTTCCGAAGGACATTTTCGTGCACCTGAACGAAATCTACTGCGAGGCAGACCGGGGCCACATCATAACGGAGCTCGGGTTTTCGCCCGCCCGGTCGAACAACTTTCTCGGCTCGAAGAACCACGGCGGGTTTCTGTACGTGCGCCCGACCTACCAGTGCATGAAGGCGGTCATCGCGCCCGAAGCTCCGTACTTGATCGGCATCCTGATACACCGGTGGGAGGTGCCGTGGGCGAAAATACTGCCCCTGCGGCTGATGCTGCGCCTCGGCGCCCTCTACCAGTACTATCCGTGCCCGCACGTGAGCGAACGGGAGCGCGAATCCGTGTACGTCGAGATTGCGCAAACGATCGTGAACCTGCTGGCGGACTTTCGGCACTTTAGCTACACCATTCCGAGCGTGCGGGGCATGGTGATCCATCTGGAGGATCACAAGACGAGCATCCTGATACCGCGCAACCGCTACGAGCAGATGGTGAAGGTGGTGGACGGGTCCAGCGAGCAGCTGATGGCGGTGGGCGGCAACTTTAGCAAGCTGGCGGACGGCCATCTGGTGTGCATACAGAACACGGAGTCGGGATGCCCGGAAGCGACGCAGTACACGACGCAGGCGATCGACATCGAGAGCCAACCGCGCAAGGTGACCGGAGCGAGCTTTCTCGTGCTGGACGGTTCGCTCAAACCCAACTCGGGCCTGACCGGCCGGTGCACCATCCTGGAGGATGGGCTGCGGGTGCTGATACCGCCGGTGAAGCTCCAGCTCGTCAAGGAGGCGCTGAAAGCGATGAAAGACTATCAGATCGTGTGTGGGCCGACCGAGGGAGACGACAGCCAGAAGGAGCTGGTGTCGATCGAGTGGACGTCGAACGATTTGAACTTCAACATAGGCGTCACGTCGCCGATCGATCGGAAGGCGTTCGACGGTGTGCCAAGCATTCGGGTCCACCGGGGCACGGACTATTCCAACTCAAACCACATCATTCGCTGGACGGAGGTCTTTATTTTAAAG GGAGACGAAGAATCTAACCATCCCGGTGATCCGATCAACATGTCGAAGATTTCGGAAACGGTCGCCAAAACGGCTTGCAAGGCACTGGTTGAGTATCTGGATCTGCTGGCGTCAAACGGACACACCAAACTAGCCCTGCGGATTAGCTCCAATCGCGGTCAG ATGGCGTACGTGGCGGGAAGTGGCGGAAACCAGCTAGCTCCTCTATATTCGAACGCGCTCGGACAGGCGGTGATGGAGTTGCTGGAACGGCAGGCCACGACGCTACATCTCGATCTGCACGATATTGTATTCGAACTGATATTCCACATTCTTGACAAGTAG